The following are encoded in a window of Synechococcus sp. PCC 7335 genomic DNA:
- a CDS encoding RNA-guided endonuclease TnpB family protein has translation MLTRRTTFRLYPTPAQSAQLFEWRRLHAYLYNAAMANRRVQYKQFSHSVDYFEQQNSLPAFKEVWPEYKALGSHALQATLKRVDFAFQRFFKGLGGYPKFKSIRRYSGWTYPCKQSWKALSDGKHGRLKLTNLGEIRMRGQARTWGTPTTCTILYRAGKWFASITVQCEPQRATGPGAVGIDLGCKDTVSFSDGSKERKPAFIAVGERAVVAASKAKRRKRAPNRKQGITASNRWKKAAKRVAKLQRHVTRQRTDWMHKLTSDIVSRNSLIAGEQLSVKNMTRKAKKGSKRKRQKAGLNRSILSVGFASISSMLAYKSAESGGIYTESPTRKLKPTQRCAKCWELTPKTLKDRVHVCSNPECQHVEDRDTNAAQVNLIWARGAECASSNAESASSTSCGSLKQLAAVKRQKLLNAGTETPFSREAG, from the coding sequence ATGCTAACACGACGCACTACCTTCAGGCTTTACCCGACACCCGCCCAATCCGCGCAGTTGTTTGAATGGCGTAGACTCCACGCCTACCTCTACAACGCGGCTATGGCTAACCGCCGAGTGCAGTACAAGCAATTTAGCCATAGCGTTGACTACTTCGAGCAGCAAAACAGTCTGCCTGCCTTTAAGGAAGTATGGCCCGAGTACAAGGCGTTGGGTTCTCATGCTTTGCAAGCAACGCTAAAGCGGGTGGATTTTGCCTTCCAGCGATTCTTTAAGGGGCTGGGTGGATATCCAAAGTTCAAGTCAATCCGTCGCTATAGCGGCTGGACGTATCCGTGCAAACAGTCATGGAAAGCGCTCAGTGATGGCAAGCACGGACGGCTAAAGCTCACGAATCTAGGAGAGATCCGAATGCGTGGGCAGGCCAGGACGTGGGGGACGCCAACAACTTGCACGATTCTGTATCGGGCGGGGAAGTGGTTTGCTTCTATCACGGTGCAATGCGAGCCACAGCGCGCGACTGGCCCTGGTGCCGTGGGTATCGATTTAGGCTGCAAAGATACCGTTTCATTTAGTGATGGCAGTAAAGAGCGTAAGCCTGCGTTTATAGCTGTGGGTGAGCGGGCGGTGGTAGCGGCTAGCAAAGCGAAGCGGCGCAAGCGGGCACCCAACCGGAAGCAGGGCATCACAGCATCGAACAGATGGAAAAAAGCAGCGAAGCGTGTGGCCAAGTTGCAACGCCATGTGACGCGGCAGCGCACTGATTGGATGCACAAATTAACTAGCGATATAGTGAGCCGTAACAGCCTAATCGCTGGTGAGCAACTGTCAGTCAAAAACATGACGCGCAAGGCCAAGAAAGGTAGCAAACGCAAGCGGCAAAAAGCTGGGCTGAATCGGTCTATTCTGTCGGTTGGGTTTGCCTCTATCTCTTCGATGCTGGCTTACAAGTCGGCGGAGAGTGGCGGCATCTACACCGAGTCGCCAACGCGAAAGCTGAAGCCTACGCAGCGGTGCGCGAAGTGTTGGGAACTAACACCCAAGACGCTCAAAGATAGAGTACATGTTTGTTCTAATCCTGAGTGTCAGCATGTTGAAGATCGTGATACGAACGCCGCTCAGGTAAACCTTATCTGGGCAAGGGGTGCGGAATGTGCCTCTTCAAACGCAGAGTCGGCTAGCTCTACTTCCTGCGGAAGCCTGAAGCAACTAGCGGCAGTGAAGCGTCAGAAACTCCTAAACGCAGGGACGGAAACCCCGTTCTCCCGCGAGGCGGGGTAG
- the tnpA gene encoding IS200/IS605 family transposase, protein MKTAYNKGNHCIYSIQAHAYFVTKCRRKVLTPAMCSRIQEVCANVLVKNRCTLLEFGGESDHVHLLVDMHPDNNWSHLCGSLKSASSRIVSREFAAEIKPYIPKGLWGKQLYLRSAGGAPLSMLQRYIENHVYG, encoded by the coding sequence ATGAAAACTGCCTACAACAAGGGGAATCACTGCATATATAGCATTCAAGCGCATGCTTATTTTGTTACTAAGTGTAGGCGCAAAGTACTTACGCCTGCAATGTGCAGTCGTATTCAGGAAGTCTGTGCAAACGTCTTAGTTAAAAACCGTTGTACGTTGTTGGAGTTTGGCGGTGAGTCTGACCATGTTCACTTGTTAGTAGATATGCACCCTGACAACAATTGGTCTCATTTGTGTGGGTCGCTCAAGTCTGCCAGCAGCCGCATTGTTAGTCGTGAATTTGCCGCCGAGATAAAACCCTATATTCCAAAAGGATTATGGGGGAAACAGCTATATCTAAGGTCGGCTGGGGGAGCGCCCCTTTCAATGTTGCAACGCTATATCGAAAATCATGTTTATGGCTAA
- a CDS encoding helix-turn-helix domain-containing protein, with product MGQTVGTKGKGSKTTSARREVFSRQSDPPQSSPDLFEAGGLTKVSPSLPIWEASNILTQRKQLPWKTDPDGKLIYSRDVNDGDGVICFRVADNTEEENPSTLAGAAALAVIDTFDTRAACMHLIFAAYASQMERSWEQELVISDRQIEAYLGLQKRTDKNRQEKLALIEEIVKQPCKITTFISWPGEAKRKKFTVEEGRLWHLLGTRYHYQQNLFGEKQVTGMSFVVKAGLWAKYFLNEEDMKESTLSSSKGVLSQALLESVMSLWQHRAGAARLMVWLLFKAQLSRLFSIPVRTLMEVAYGAQRVEDAKGDNQLRKKLTNTWDEDLLALHDRGWQIHFDDASYPADIQPSGFGRSHNRRPRGFFNQLLEAHLEIRLPENWALAQLEDVQARAADKSDSVQLSITRLTGTEIKTMRKAKGWSQRKLARITGISQGLISMMENGDRSVTDANEALLKQTLEYM from the coding sequence ATGGGTCAGACAGTAGGTACCAAAGGTAAAGGCTCTAAAACCACCTCAGCTAGAAGGGAGGTATTTTCAAGGCAGAGCGATCCCCCCCAGTCGAGTCCAGATCTGTTTGAGGCAGGAGGGCTTACGAAAGTTTCACCCTCGCTTCCCATATGGGAGGCAAGTAATATTCTCACTCAGCGCAAGCAGCTGCCTTGGAAGACAGATCCTGACGGGAAGCTGATCTACAGCCGAGATGTCAATGATGGCGATGGGGTAATTTGCTTTCGAGTAGCTGATAACACAGAAGAAGAGAATCCTTCTACGTTAGCGGGTGCAGCTGCGCTGGCTGTAATCGATACCTTTGATACTCGCGCTGCATGTATGCATCTGATCTTTGCTGCCTACGCCTCGCAGATGGAGCGATCCTGGGAGCAGGAACTTGTAATTAGCGATCGGCAAATTGAAGCATATTTAGGATTACAAAAAAGGACTGATAAGAATCGGCAAGAGAAGCTGGCCTTAATCGAGGAGATAGTAAAGCAGCCTTGTAAGATAACAACTTTTATCTCCTGGCCAGGAGAAGCAAAGCGCAAGAAGTTTACGGTAGAAGAAGGTCGCTTGTGGCACTTACTGGGAACCCGCTACCATTATCAGCAGAATCTCTTTGGAGAAAAGCAAGTTACCGGAATGTCATTTGTTGTCAAAGCAGGGCTCTGGGCAAAGTATTTTCTCAACGAGGAAGACATGAAAGAGTCTACTTTGTCTAGTAGTAAAGGCGTTCTTTCTCAAGCTCTTCTAGAGAGTGTGATGAGTCTGTGGCAGCACAGAGCAGGTGCAGCTAGGCTGATGGTCTGGCTATTGTTTAAAGCTCAGCTGAGTCGGCTGTTTTCAATTCCTGTACGTACGCTAATGGAAGTCGCTTACGGTGCGCAAAGGGTAGAAGACGCGAAAGGCGATAACCAGCTCAGAAAAAAGCTGACAAATACCTGGGATGAAGATCTCCTGGCACTACATGATCGCGGTTGGCAGATTCACTTTGACGATGCGTCATACCCTGCTGACATCCAGCCTTCAGGCTTTGGCCGTTCACATAATCGTAGGCCAAGAGGCTTTTTCAATCAGTTGCTAGAAGCACACTTAGAGATAAGGCTTCCTGAAAATTGGGCGCTTGCTCAGCTAGAAGATGTGCAGGCGAGAGCTGCTGACAAAAGTGATAGCGTTCAGCTCTCGATAACTCGTCTAACGGGCACTGAGATAAAGACGATGCGAAAAGCTAAAGGATGGAGTCAGCGAAAGTTAGCCAGGATCACAGGTATCAGCCAAGGTTTGATCTCTATGATGGAAAACGGCGATCGCTCTGTTACCGATGCCAATGAGGCTCTTTTGAAGCAAACACTGGAATATATGTAG
- a CDS encoding DUF6788 family protein: MASKRERLYKQIQRLSLEEKQALRMWLDEQIAEDEKPPKVKPKQEREVIETKQTGRVTYQLELVKCGKEKCRCVTEGELHGPYWYAYRKQGQKLKSWYIGKELKRLSE; the protein is encoded by the coding sequence ATGGCTTCTAAGCGTGAGCGCCTTTATAAGCAGATACAGCGTCTATCGCTCGAAGAGAAGCAGGCGCTAAGAATGTGGTTGGATGAGCAGATTGCAGAGGATGAGAAGCCACCAAAGGTAAAGCCGAAGCAAGAAAGAGAAGTTATTGAAACGAAGCAGACAGGCAGAGTTACCTATCAGCTGGAACTAGTGAAGTGCGGCAAGGAAAAATGCCGATGTGTCACGGAAGGAGAGCTGCACGGACCTTACTGGTATGCCTACCGGAAGCAGGGACAAAAGCTGAAGAGTTGGTACATCGGGAAAGAACTGAAGCGCCTATCCGAATAA
- a CDS encoding PD-(D/E)XK nuclease family protein codes for MAYPLSATKLKSYARCPQAYYFRYECGLKARSAFASAALGTALHAALAQFYQDWHYQEPLPSDAWLQQCWENNNAGLTDKQLADSWQLMQQYYERELVPVGTMQRPLATEGRLQGTLQANDIEFKLVGRYDRIDFVDGGLELIDYKSAKSPQLPSANEIDLQLGLYYLALEQRYGQSLKQMTLLFLRTGDRVSYEATEVHKQQVQTVIGELARGLREEEGWQARCGQQCRSCGYARYCPAVQPEAEPVVALPRKLQLCLSL; via the coding sequence ATGGCTTATCCCCTTTCCGCCACCAAGCTCAAGTCGTACGCTCGTTGCCCGCAGGCATACTACTTCCGCTATGAGTGCGGTTTGAAAGCGCGCAGTGCGTTTGCCTCAGCTGCACTGGGTACCGCTCTACACGCGGCACTCGCACAGTTCTATCAGGACTGGCACTACCAGGAACCGCTACCGTCCGATGCGTGGTTGCAGCAGTGCTGGGAGAACAACAACGCTGGTCTGACTGATAAGCAGCTAGCAGACAGTTGGCAGCTTATGCAGCAGTACTACGAGCGTGAGCTAGTTCCTGTAGGAACAATGCAGCGACCGCTGGCGACAGAAGGACGGCTACAGGGAACGTTGCAAGCAAACGACATCGAGTTCAAGCTAGTCGGTCGCTACGACCGCATCGATTTCGTTGATGGTGGACTAGAGCTGATTGACTACAAAAGTGCGAAGTCACCGCAGCTACCGTCTGCTAACGAGATAGACCTACAGCTTGGACTATACTATCTAGCGCTAGAGCAACGCTATGGACAATCGCTCAAGCAGATGACGTTGTTGTTTCTTCGGACAGGCGATCGCGTCAGCTATGAAGCCACCGAAGTACATAAGCAGCAGGTGCAGACGGTCATCGGTGAGCTAGCCCGAGGGTTGAGAGAAGAGGAGGGGTGGCAGGCGCGGTGTGGTCAGCAATGCCGAAGCTGTGGGTATGCGCGATACTGTCCGGCAGTTCAGCCAGAAGCAGAGCCTGTAGTTGCATTGCCGCGAAAGCTACAGCTATGCCTGAGTTTATAG
- a CDS encoding helix-turn-helix domain-containing protein, whose protein sequence is MPRIAPSRIEAICRVLGCTPGELIEIKDDPIG, encoded by the coding sequence ATGCCGCGCATCGCCCCCAGCCGGATAGAGGCAATCTGCCGAGTACTCGGCTGTACGCCTGGTGAGCTAATTGAAATTAAAGACGACCCAATTGGGTAA
- a CDS encoding RICIN domain-containing protein encodes VVNKSFNPSPAPRSGIYRVLQESTGRYLDAHESSAHDFSAVLRPFQDNDTQRWVLQKEEDGEYTILQTSSDRYLDAHESSANDFSAVTRPMQNNDTQRWVIVPQRFAGQFRIRHKSSGRYLDAHESAANDFSVVTRIAQSNLTQIWRLEAVRFF; translated from the coding sequence GTAGTCAACAAATCCTTTAATCCGAGTCCCGCGCCGAGGTCTGGTATCTATCGTGTTCTACAAGAGAGTACGGGTCGGTATCTAGATGCTCACGAATCATCCGCTCATGATTTCTCAGCGGTACTTCGACCATTCCAGGATAACGATACCCAGCGGTGGGTGCTGCAAAAGGAAGAGGACGGTGAGTACACCATCCTTCAAACGAGCAGTGATCGCTACTTAGATGCCCATGAGTCGTCGGCGAATGACTTCTCAGCGGTGACTAGACCGATGCAAAACAACGATACTCAGCGATGGGTGATTGTACCGCAGCGCTTTGCTGGCCAGTTTAGAATCAGGCATAAAAGCAGCGGTCGTTACCTGGATGCGCATGAATCGGCAGCGAATGACTTTTCTGTCGTCACACGCATCGCTCAATCAAACCTAACGCAGATATGGCGACTGGAAGCGGTTCGCTTCTTCTAG
- a CDS encoding helix-turn-helix domain-containing protein has protein sequence MESAIALAEAGELTINEICEQVGCSRSTYYRQVASRLDSSRNSN, from the coding sequence TTGGAGAGTGCGATCGCACTCGCAGAAGCGGGCGAGCTGACGATCAATGAAATCTGCGAGCAGGTGGGTTGTAGTCGTTCTACTTACTATCGGCAGGTTGCGTCGCGTCTTGACTCTAGCAGGAATAGTAACTGA
- a CDS encoding SDR family oxidoreductase, producing the protein MKDKKVVIVGASSGIGRSLTKMCSEQGAIVHLLSRSEAKLVQVQKELNAPSYVHEMNMLDEESVSQTFADIGEFDYLSFTAVADELKLMSPVESMTTEVAHRGMEKFWGTFNCCRAATRTISKDGAMVVTSSIAIDRPAKNASIMNAASAAVVSFAKALALEIAPTRVNIIAPGVVGTGVWTEEQRKENESWAEKKLPVGHLGTADELAQAYYSVLTNSYMTGSVVSVDGGLTLV; encoded by the coding sequence ATGAAAGATAAAAAAGTAGTAATCGTCGGTGCCTCTTCAGGAATCGGAAGATCGCTCACTAAAATGTGTTCTGAGCAAGGCGCTATAGTTCATCTACTGAGTAGAAGTGAGGCTAAGCTTGTCCAGGTACAGAAAGAGTTGAACGCTCCATCATATGTACACGAAATGAATATGTTAGATGAGGAATCTGTTAGTCAGACATTTGCTGATATCGGAGAGTTTGACTACTTATCTTTTACAGCGGTAGCTGATGAGCTGAAACTGATGTCACCAGTCGAGTCGATGACGACCGAAGTCGCACATCGGGGCATGGAAAAGTTTTGGGGCACGTTTAACTGCTGCCGAGCAGCCACACGAACAATTTCAAAAGATGGTGCGATGGTTGTCACTTCGAGTATTGCTATTGATCGTCCGGCAAAGAACGCCTCTATCATGAACGCTGCAAGCGCGGCTGTCGTCTCCTTTGCGAAAGCGCTCGCCTTAGAGATTGCGCCTACTCGAGTCAACATCATTGCGCCGGGTGTTGTCGGGACAGGTGTCTGGACTGAAGAGCAGAGAAAGGAGAACGAGTCGTGGGCCGAAAAGAAACTGCCGGTCGGACATCTGGGAACGGCTGATGAACTGGCCCAAGCTTATTATTCGGTTCTAACTAATTCGTACATGACGGGCAGCGTGGTCTCGGTTGATGGTGGACTTACGCTGGTGTGA
- a CDS encoding NADPH-dependent F420 reductase gives MKIGFWGSGNMARLVGGAWSVTGHQVMFGSRNSDKSQSIAEEIGSGSTGGTNDEVASVCEVIVSTARAVPSSFLKSTSPLKDKVVIDLNNRDFPRDFKPDEFLQSLAEATQQDIPEAKVVKALNNQAMQVFNCDAAALREAGIQSFIAGDDDGAKVIVSELLGDIGLKAVDFGALSNAWLLELQADILRTYMFATGNALVTPALIEAPKAEPRFGERRKGTY, from the coding sequence GTGAAGATAGGCTTTTGGGGCAGTGGCAATATGGCTCGATTGGTTGGCGGGGCCTGGTCAGTGACAGGGCATCAGGTCATGTTCGGCTCGCGTAACTCCGATAAGTCTCAGAGTATCGCTGAGGAAATCGGCTCTGGTTCAACTGGTGGAACAAACGATGAGGTTGCATCAGTTTGTGAAGTCATCGTCAGCACTGCGCGAGCAGTGCCTTCTAGCTTCCTCAAATCAACTTCTCCACTGAAGGATAAAGTTGTGATTGATTTGAACAATAGGGATTTTCCTCGGGATTTCAAACCAGACGAGTTTTTACAGTCTTTAGCAGAAGCGACTCAGCAAGATATACCTGAGGCTAAGGTTGTTAAAGCTCTGAATAATCAGGCGATGCAGGTTTTTAATTGTGATGCAGCGGCGTTGAGAGAAGCCGGTATACAGTCATTCATCGCAGGAGACGACGATGGTGCCAAAGTCATCGTCAGCGAGTTGTTAGGTGATATCGGCCTGAAAGCAGTTGATTTTGGCGCGCTATCCAACGCATGGCTACTGGAGCTTCAGGCCGATATCCTGAGAACTTATATGTTTGCTACTGGGAATGCGCTAGTGACGCCAGCCCTGATTGAAGCGCCTAAAGCTGAGCCAAGGTTTGGTGAGCGTAGAAAGGGTACTTACTAA
- a CDS encoding filamentous hemagglutinin N-terminal domain-containing protein, whose amino-acid sequence MRSHSLTSFCRWAKSLSSAALMMSALLAWELPTRAQNEVVADDTLGGVERSQVASDGPNAELITGGAIRSQNLFHSFETFNIDEGWRATFDNPAAINNIFARITGGVRSNILGTLATNGSAGLFFINPNGVLLGPQSSLDVGGSLVISTANSIGFGNAGNYSATNPAAVSSLLSVAPSVLLFNEAESAAITNQSQSLSTDPNNNISTAGLRVPDGEDLLLVGGDINMKAASSGLAAFGGRIDIGGLRTVGAVRLVEDKGYQ is encoded by the coding sequence ATGCGATCACACTCTCTAACCTCTTTCTGTCGTTGGGCCAAAAGCCTCTCTAGCGCTGCGTTGATGATGAGCGCGTTACTGGCATGGGAGCTGCCGACGCGAGCTCAGAACGAAGTTGTGGCGGATGATACGTTGGGGGGTGTGGAGCGATCGCAAGTCGCTTCGGACGGCCCCAACGCTGAGCTGATTACTGGCGGCGCTATCCGCAGTCAAAATTTGTTTCATAGCTTTGAGACGTTCAACATTGATGAAGGCTGGCGAGCAACTTTCGACAACCCAGCCGCTATCAACAATATCTTTGCCCGAATTACGGGGGGTGTTCGCTCTAATATTTTGGGGACATTGGCCACTAACGGCAGCGCCGGTCTGTTTTTTATCAATCCCAACGGGGTTTTGTTAGGGCCACAGTCTAGTCTGGATGTGGGTGGTTCGCTGGTAATCTCTACGGCCAATTCTATTGGTTTCGGCAACGCTGGAAACTATAGTGCAACCAATCCCGCAGCAGTCTCTTCTTTGTTGTCGGTTGCACCATCCGTTTTACTGTTCAATGAGGCTGAAAGCGCAGCCATTACCAACCAGTCTCAGTCCCTATCTACCGACCCAAACAACAACATTTCGACAGCCGGTTTACGAGTCCCCGACGGGGAAGATTTGTTACTGGTCGGCGGCGATATCAATATGAAAGCTGCCTCTAGTGGACTCGCGGCGTTTGGTGGCCGGATTGATATCGGCGGACTAAGAACAGTGGGCGCTGTAAGATTAGTCGAGGATAAGGGGTATCAGTAG
- a CDS encoding IS6 family transposase has product MSSSNPFKWRHFHSGIILLTVRWYLRYGLSYRDIEEMMQERGVNVDHTTIYRWVQAYSPELDQRCRLHLKPTNDSWRTDETYVKVRGTWKYLYRAVDSEGNTLDFLLSAKRNTKAAKRFFKKVLNASHTIEPRVITVDKNAAYPPAIKALKQDKSLPKATKTRQIKYMNNVVEQDHRFIKRRTKPGLGFGSFNTARRTLKGYEAMNMIRKGQVEGAEKGDVMGQISFINRIFGGAA; this is encoded by the coding sequence ATGTCCTCCTCAAACCCGTTCAAATGGCGTCACTTCCATTCAGGCATCATCTTACTGACGGTACGCTGGTATCTGCGCTATGGCCTAAGCTACCGGGACATAGAAGAAATGATGCAAGAGCGGGGCGTTAACGTAGATCACACGACCATCTACCGCTGGGTGCAGGCTTATAGTCCGGAGCTGGACCAGCGGTGTCGCCTCCACCTGAAGCCGACCAATGACTCGTGGCGGACTGACGAGACATACGTAAAAGTCCGAGGAACGTGGAAGTATCTCTATCGTGCGGTCGATTCTGAAGGCAATACGCTGGACTTTTTGTTGAGTGCCAAACGTAATACCAAAGCAGCCAAGCGGTTCTTTAAGAAAGTACTCAACGCCTCTCATACGATTGAACCGAGAGTGATCACTGTCGATAAGAATGCGGCCTATCCGCCTGCCATCAAAGCCTTAAAGCAAGATAAATCTTTGCCTAAAGCGACGAAAACTAGGCAAATAAAGTACATGAATAATGTAGTCGAGCAAGACCATCGCTTCATAAAACGCCGCACCAAGCCTGGACTTGGGTTTGGCTCATTCAACACGGCTAGGCGCACGCTCAAAGGGTACGAGGCAATGAACATGATTCGTAAGGGACAGGTTGAAGGAGCTGAGAAAGGAGATGTCATGGGACAGATCTCATTCATCAACAGAATCTTTGGTGGGGCGGCATAA
- a CDS encoding CHAT domain-containing protein, producing the protein MLLAGSPSPSISRPAPQQQVQIQAQASVQTQTPIQSGVNAYNEGRYQEAITYWTEALDQYDPGPLSEQALSERALVNENIARAQQQIGETALSLNYWAAAATDYEASGNATQFGRMLSEQAQVYISRGQHQRAIALLCRNEPVVEPTVEPGEQSDVEKSGSVACDGGAYAIALTTQDITGQAAALGSLAETQRLRGRYLEAQQLLTIGIKLVKNNNLTQFETAMRNSLGSVHKQLSSIAARRAESAALFNLTQEQTDSQNEATEQNTLARQSFDKAATIASENNDNVSELRAQLNLLLLSQQNLTPQNSTPRSSIQVRRVRQRVAALIEQLPASRESAYAAVTLAKLYSVPQRDFSCKGYQDVAQQQIWLEKGQAIAATIQDARAESFALGELGNLAECRGQLDVATQLTQQAQLAAGDALESADSLYLWEWQMGRIHLAQGNLESAKAAYTQAITTLETIRSDILTADRDLQFDFRDTVEPVYRQYITLQLQEPSNQVAIKQTQRLPDRNVSEILKTVDVLRLAELQNFFGNDCVLVASQGARDRLLTNDPFTTVISSVVLSDSVVLLATFPDDTTEVVYIRDLDRIIETADQFRSGLKRYIVREYNSAPAQALYQQLIEPLESGLARTNTQTLVFVQDGFLRNIPMAALKNGDRYLIESYAIATTPSLNLTATSERNKATPRALAVGLSQQAVIENGRDFPALLAVPDELDSVYAQLPGSKVLLNEDFTTETLSDALEEESYSILHLATHGQFSTLPEETFIITGSGEDGVSGKLTFGELETIIQQASSNTASIDLITLTACETAKGDDRATLGLAGVAIRAGARSAIASLWKLDDNSSAELVNAFYRNLQDTELSKAQALQQAQISAIERDRNANPGTWAPLILVGNWQ; encoded by the coding sequence GTGTTGCTGGCAGGGTCTCCTAGCCCCTCTATTAGTCGCCCAGCTCCACAGCAGCAGGTTCAGATACAGGCACAAGCCTCGGTCCAGACACAGACCCCTATCCAAAGCGGCGTCAACGCCTATAACGAAGGTCGCTACCAGGAGGCCATTACCTACTGGACCGAAGCGTTGGATCAATATGATCCTGGTCCTTTGTCTGAGCAGGCCTTGTCTGAACGGGCCTTGGTCAATGAAAATATCGCGCGAGCGCAGCAGCAAATTGGCGAAACGGCTTTGTCGCTTAACTATTGGGCGGCGGCGGCGACAGACTACGAAGCCAGCGGCAATGCCACCCAATTTGGGCGGATGCTAAGTGAACAGGCCCAGGTTTATATCAGTCGTGGGCAACACCAAAGGGCCATTGCCCTGCTGTGTCGCAATGAACCGGTTGTTGAACCAACCGTTGAACCAGGCGAACAGAGTGACGTCGAAAAAAGTGGCTCGGTAGCCTGTGACGGGGGGGCATATGCGATCGCACTCACCACCCAAGACATCACCGGTCAGGCAGCTGCGCTAGGCAGTCTGGCCGAAACCCAAAGGCTGCGGGGTCGCTATTTAGAAGCGCAGCAGCTTTTAACCATCGGCATTAAGCTAGTTAAAAACAACAATCTGACCCAGTTTGAAACTGCCATGCGAAACAGTTTGGGCAGTGTACACAAGCAACTCTCTAGCATTGCCGCTAGACGAGCCGAGTCAGCTGCACTGTTTAACCTCACACAAGAACAAACCGACTCACAAAATGAGGCAACAGAACAAAACACCCTCGCCCGTCAGTCCTTCGACAAAGCGGCCACCATCGCCAGCGAGAATAACGACAATGTGTCAGAACTGCGAGCACAGCTGAATTTGTTGTTACTGTCTCAACAGAACTTGACACCACAAAACTCGACGCCGCGTAGCTCTATTCAAGTACGCCGCGTGCGTCAGCGAGTGGCGGCTCTAATTGAACAGTTGCCTGCAAGCCGCGAGAGTGCCTATGCTGCGGTCACGTTAGCCAAATTGTACAGTGTGCCACAGCGAGACTTTAGCTGCAAAGGGTATCAAGACGTTGCCCAGCAACAGATTTGGTTAGAGAAAGGTCAGGCGATCGCAGCAACCATCCAAGATGCCAGGGCAGAATCTTTCGCACTCGGAGAGCTGGGCAATTTAGCAGAATGCCGAGGTCAGTTAGACGTGGCCACTCAGCTGACGCAGCAGGCACAGCTCGCTGCCGGAGATGCCCTAGAATCTGCCGATAGTCTTTACCTATGGGAATGGCAGATGGGTCGCATTCACCTGGCGCAAGGCAATTTGGAATCAGCTAAGGCCGCTTATACGCAGGCGATCACCACACTTGAAACTATTCGTAGCGACATCCTAACTGCCGATCGCGATCTACAGTTCGACTTTCGCGACACCGTAGAACCCGTTTACCGCCAATACATTACGCTACAGCTCCAAGAACCCTCCAATCAAGTCGCCATCAAGCAAACGCAAAGATTACCCGATCGCAACGTCAGCGAAATCCTCAAAACGGTGGACGTACTACGGCTGGCAGAGCTGCAAAACTTTTTTGGCAACGACTGCGTTCTGGTAGCCTCACAAGGCGCGCGCGATCGCCTACTCACCAACGATCCTTTCACCACAGTGATTAGCTCTGTGGTATTGTCAGACTCGGTTGTTCTACTGGCTACCTTTCCCGACGACACCACCGAAGTAGTCTACATTCGAGACTTAGACCGGATCATAGAAACCGCAGACCAGTTTCGTAGCGGGCTCAAACGTTATATTGTCCGAGAGTACAACAGTGCACCTGCTCAGGCACTTTATCAGCAGTTGATTGAACCTTTGGAATCTGGCTTGGCTAGAACGAATACTCAAACGTTGGTCTTTGTTCAAGACGGATTCTTACGCAACATTCCAATGGCCGCGCTCAAAAACGGTGATCGCTACCTGATTGAAAGCTATGCGATCGCTACTACCCCTTCACTCAATTTAACCGCAACCTCAGAGCGTAACAAAGCCACTCCCAGAGCCTTGGCTGTTGGATTAAGCCAGCAGGCCGTGATTGAAAACGGTCGAGACTTTCCAGCACTTCTCGCCGTTCCTGATGAACTAGACTCTGTTTATGCCCAGCTTCCAGGCAGCAAAGTTTTGCTCAATGAAGACTTTACGACTGAAACGCTGAGCGACGCGCTAGAAGAAGAGAGCTATTCTATCTTGCATCTTGCCACCCATGGGCAGTTTAGTACCCTTCCAGAAGAGACCTTTATCATTACAGGCTCAGGCGAAGATGGTGTTTCAGGAAAGCTCACATTTGGTGAACTCGAAACTATTATTCAACAGGCCTCTTCTAACACAGCGTCGATTGATCTGATTACCCTAACGGCCTGTGAAACTGCCAAAGGCGATGATCGTGCGACGTTAGGGCTTGCAGGCGTTGCTATTCGCGCTGGAGCTCGCAGTGCGATCGCCTCTTTATGGAAGCTCGACGACAATAGTTCAGCAGAACTTGTCAACGCGTTTTACCGCAATTTGCAAGACACAGAACTCAGTAAAGCACAGGCTCTTCAGCAGGCTCAGATAAGTGCTATTGAGCGAGACAGAAACGCCAATCCTGGCACCTGGGCACCGCTGATTTTAGTCGGCAACTGGCAGTAG